One genomic segment of Belonocnema kinseyi isolate 2016_QV_RU_SX_M_011 chromosome 2, B_treatae_v1, whole genome shotgun sequence includes these proteins:
- the LOC117183099 gene encoding transmembrane protein 184B isoform X1, which translates to MTTNLMPGASATIASTLNNMTTATVTNAVKNLTAKDEDIEPTPIFLQTKAAQGLAGAFVALALFLTCQQIYHHLRWYTNPTEQRWIVRILFIVPIYGSYSWISLMFFNSESYYVYFFTVRDCYEAFVIYNFLSLCYEYLGGEGNIMSEIRGKPIRSSCLYGTCCLVGKTYTIGFLRFCKQATLQFCLVKPVMAFVIIFLQAFGHYRDGDWSLDGGYIYITSIYNISVTLALYGLFLFYFATRDLLTPYEPVLKFCTVKSVIFLSFWQGVLLAILEKAQVISPVIDSLGHSTGAGTVSAGYQNFLICIEMLFAAIALKYAFPYQIYAAGCVTDSRGRSVTMQSISSSLKETMNPKDIMTDAIHNFHPQYQQYTQYSSGGTKGQRGMRVSSYDPDDPQNMPVPPPQRRNTSHQRVATISQNYNEKTMLLSSDEEFQ; encoded by the exons atGACTACCAACTTGATGCCAGGAGCATCGGCAACCATTGCTTCGACTCTTAATAATATGACGACAGCAACTGTAACGaatgctgttaaaaatttaactgcaaagGATGAGGATATTGAACCAACTCCTATATTTCTACAAACGAAAGCAGCACAGGGTCTTGCAGGAGCGTTTGTCGCATTAGCTCTTTTCCTAACTTGTCAACAA ATTTATCATCACCTGAGGTGGTACACGAATCCAACAGAGCAGCGATGGATAGTCAGAATTTTATTCATCGTGCCAATCTACGGCTCATATTCGTGGATCTCTCTGATGTTCTTCAACAGCGAGAGTTACTACGTGTACTTCTTCACAGTGCGAGACTGCTACGAGGCTTTTGTAATATACAATTTCCTGTCGTTGTGCTACGAGTACCTCGGAGGAGAGGGCAATATTATGTCGGAGATTCGAGGCAAGCCGATCCGTTCCAGCTGTCTTTATGGGACCTGCTGCTTGGTTGGGAAGACCTACACCATCGGTTTCCTACGATTCTGCAAGCAAGCGACTCTGCAGTTTTGTCTGGTTAAACCCGTGATGGCCTTTGTCATCATATTCCTGCAAGCTTTCGGACATTACCGAGATGGTGACTGGTCTCTCGATGGTGGATACATTTATATTACGTCCATCTACAATATCAGCGTTACCCTCGCCTTGTACGGACTCTTTCTCTTCTATTTTGCTACACGAGACCTGCTCACCCCCTACGAACCGGTTCTCAAGTTCTGCACCGTCAAGAGCGTCATTTTCTTGTCCTTCTGGCAAG GTGTGCTCTTGGCTATATTGGAAAAAGCTCAGGTCATTTCGCCTGTAATTGATAGCTTAGGGCATTCAACTGGAGCAGGTACTGTGTCTGCTGGCTACCAGAATTTTCTGATTTGTATCGAGATGCTTTTCGCCGCGATTGCCCTGAAGTATGCTTTCCCGTACCAAATTTATGCAGCTGGTTGCGTCACGGACTCGAGAGGACGTAGTGTGACAATGCAAAGTATTAGCAGCAGCCTAaag GAAACTATGAATCCAAAAGACATTATGACTGATGCCATCCACAACTTTCATCCGCAGTATCAACAATACACTCAGTACAGCTCTG GAGGCACAAAGGGCCAGCGAGGTATGCGCGTATCCAGCTACGATCCAGACGATCCTCAGAACATGCCAGTTCCACCACCTCAGAGACGCAACACATCTCATCAACGTGTCGCCACCATCTCCCAGAATTATAACGAAAAAACAATGTTACTCAGCAGCGACGAGGAATTCCAGTAA
- the LOC117183099 gene encoding transmembrane protein 184B isoform X2 has protein sequence MTTNLMPGASATIASTLNNMTTATVTNAVKNLTAKDEDIEPTPIFLQTKAAQGLAGAFVALALFLTCQQIYHHLRWYTNPTEQRWIVRILFIVPIYGSYSWISLMFFNSESYYVYFFTVRDCYEAFVIYNFLSLCYEYLGGEGNIMSEIRGKPIRSSCLYGTCCLVGKTYTIGFLRFCKQATLQFCLVKPVMAFVIIFLQAFGHYRDGDWSLDGGYIYITSIYNISVTLALYGLFLFYFATRDLLTPYEPVLKFCTVKSVIFLSFWQGVLLAILEKAQVISPVIDSLGHSTGAGTVSAGYQNFLICIEMLFAAIALKYAFPYQIYAAGCVTDSRGRSVTMQSISSSLKETMNPKDIMTDAIHNFHPQYQQYTQYSSDVNTNLSYEKL, from the exons atGACTACCAACTTGATGCCAGGAGCATCGGCAACCATTGCTTCGACTCTTAATAATATGACGACAGCAACTGTAACGaatgctgttaaaaatttaactgcaaagGATGAGGATATTGAACCAACTCCTATATTTCTACAAACGAAAGCAGCACAGGGTCTTGCAGGAGCGTTTGTCGCATTAGCTCTTTTCCTAACTTGTCAACAA ATTTATCATCACCTGAGGTGGTACACGAATCCAACAGAGCAGCGATGGATAGTCAGAATTTTATTCATCGTGCCAATCTACGGCTCATATTCGTGGATCTCTCTGATGTTCTTCAACAGCGAGAGTTACTACGTGTACTTCTTCACAGTGCGAGACTGCTACGAGGCTTTTGTAATATACAATTTCCTGTCGTTGTGCTACGAGTACCTCGGAGGAGAGGGCAATATTATGTCGGAGATTCGAGGCAAGCCGATCCGTTCCAGCTGTCTTTATGGGACCTGCTGCTTGGTTGGGAAGACCTACACCATCGGTTTCCTACGATTCTGCAAGCAAGCGACTCTGCAGTTTTGTCTGGTTAAACCCGTGATGGCCTTTGTCATCATATTCCTGCAAGCTTTCGGACATTACCGAGATGGTGACTGGTCTCTCGATGGTGGATACATTTATATTACGTCCATCTACAATATCAGCGTTACCCTCGCCTTGTACGGACTCTTTCTCTTCTATTTTGCTACACGAGACCTGCTCACCCCCTACGAACCGGTTCTCAAGTTCTGCACCGTCAAGAGCGTCATTTTCTTGTCCTTCTGGCAAG GTGTGCTCTTGGCTATATTGGAAAAAGCTCAGGTCATTTCGCCTGTAATTGATAGCTTAGGGCATTCAACTGGAGCAGGTACTGTGTCTGCTGGCTACCAGAATTTTCTGATTTGTATCGAGATGCTTTTCGCCGCGATTGCCCTGAAGTATGCTTTCCCGTACCAAATTTATGCAGCTGGTTGCGTCACGGACTCGAGAGGACGTAGTGTGACAATGCAAAGTATTAGCAGCAGCCTAaag GAAACTATGAATCCAAAAGACATTATGACTGATGCCATCCACAACTTTCATCCGCAGTATCAACAATACACTCAGTACAGCTCTG ACGTCAATACGAACTTGTCCTACGAAAAGCTGTGA